In the genome of Dermacentor variabilis isolate Ectoservices chromosome 5, ASM5094787v1, whole genome shotgun sequence, one region contains:
- the LOC142581786 gene encoding uncharacterized protein LOC142581786 isoform X2: MLLFLFLYMGTLETDSQKCLMNMCMGYGVNGLLFMVASVLSTPTAGTLPYIFYYHLFQWTAMLALIICGVKIIADKQGGGGATMQAVVAVMCGGIHAGHSGYIVYRQYIKES, from the exons ATGCTGCTGTTCCTGTTCCTGTACATGGGCACCCTGGAGACGGACTCGCAGAAGTGCCTGATGAACATGTGCATGGGCTACGGCGTCAACGGGCTGCTCTTCATGGTCGCCTCGGTTCTCTCGACACCCACCGCCGGGACGCTGCCGTACATCTTCTAC TACCACCTGTTCCAATGGACGGCCATGCTGGCGCTCATCATATGCGGCGTGAAGATAATCGCCGACAAGCAAGGCGGTGGCGGAGCGACCATGCAGGCG GTAGTGGCCGTCATGTGCGGAGGCATCCACGCCGGACATAGCGGCTACATTGTGTACCGGCAGTACATCAAGGAGTCGTAG
- the LOC142581786 gene encoding uncharacterized protein LOC142581786 isoform X1: MSSVADAIKTYFDSWHGFFNITETAGDMLLFLFLYMGTLETDSQKCLMNMCMGYGVNGLLFMVASVLSTPTAGTLPYIFYYHLFQWTAMLALIICGVKIIADKQGGGGATMQAVVAVMCGGIHAGHSGYIVYRQYIKES; this comes from the exons ATGTCGT CGGTCGCAGACGCCATCAAGACTTACTTCGACAGTTGGCACGGATTTTTCAACATAACAGAAACG GCGGGCGACATGCTGCTGTTCCTGTTCCTGTACATGGGCACCCTGGAGACGGACTCGCAGAAGTGCCTGATGAACATGTGCATGGGCTACGGCGTCAACGGGCTGCTCTTCATGGTCGCCTCGGTTCTCTCGACACCCACCGCCGGGACGCTGCCGTACATCTTCTAC TACCACCTGTTCCAATGGACGGCCATGCTGGCGCTCATCATATGCGGCGTGAAGATAATCGCCGACAAGCAAGGCGGTGGCGGAGCGACCATGCAGGCG GTAGTGGCCGTCATGTGCGGAGGCATCCACGCCGGACATAGCGGCTACATTGTGTACCGGCAGTACATCAAGGAGTCGTAG